One segment of Babesia bigemina genome assembly Bbig001, chromosome : II DNA contains the following:
- a CDS encoding peptidase_C14 domain containg protein: MHSVPVKNSPPPDLASAALAAHQDVVQVLKTTKFVNVANLNEYLSSASGPNCRVVVQPVEAGSAIAEQLDRALEELQQRKAVSASPGSTTPGCSNGQHANTPVNTPAATPSHLPQPASTSAVASVQTLRQAHSEELTRPATFMQQQYRAAEVRSAENLTSVASSHRCVVSSSTSQSEAAQDPNSDLKGRVSSLLMQLKSVNLVPSTPEARSEADGAQRTTVDSYSSFSDFNVKNAGAHNDGETTKANSEEPVMRIETKPNPAVLVLKSPVAAQPVAEEESKSPSQGCREACQETNTLSSTLLCQNSATCTYRENPNVESTLGPQQRDCAQRPVQQQGPAEDPMSALAASMQKQAAVRASGDVFNEEKSESRVVRRFNVPVRNAPAKPVEEPRDNMLRGLNVQAPTSNMKPQRSVDSSMQYMPRQRTQRVNHVRKVGPRRKAVVVGCSYYGDPEACLRGPCNDAMLFASTLVTHMGYDPDDVLLLIDTEPADIYTRQLVAMSSRPNPSLSSRRNSMERRKTGVIGGLLGGLIEDVFKGVVADSDLDVPEMLMLDSPGAAIDESNRPSRANILKALRWLVSGTRPGDCGVFYFSGHSVQTDDMSGWEGEGYDEAIVPCDYMSFGDPSRGVIPAAQLRQVIQSVDKRCQMTIVLDTVGMQTALDPAGRSGPWRYIKGAMLRGIWPLTDATGKMQRACYDADVWRDVHMQQQLVRPKFLPMLQVDCAAALLDGFISSNTGAVSSNSLCLAAAPFQDVAVEALFRPVSLSGMPLAPSIYQGCEQVVCHGVFTYCLVATLLKDRASKRGGITVREIISGIQRRCKYLRSTRLPKLSQACEATVHPAGVASVDDFFLSPWGGRVLIDRHRNIAVEHPLKALSAGLGAFLTLPEAWMQLHNEGRMRAVEQREKFGRMRSAVVNGSRMVTEDLRQMLLQQQQAQHGYVSRVPSNTVMLGHVPQQQRVDAGNSWYGKVSAAQSPQQRRSPEFDPRHALYQPQCQQQRQQMHVLQQHNHYEPQYQQYVVHPSFNMAGHAQRCAGAAANMPLGMTFPGAYHAQQYQESEEYFEASPPQFGACQQAPTAPFMHFVAPQAAQKHEPRRRSYHCRSSTSTMPDMGCQSRPAVVRHNTGSCHRGNIKLAEHLTSSFVAQLPTAQHYF, encoded by the coding sequence ACGACTAAGTTTGTGAACGTCGCGAATTTAAACGAGTACCTAAGTTCCGCGTCCGGCCCTAACTGTCGCGTGGTGGTCCAGCCAGTTGAGGCGGGTTCCGCGATCGCAGAGCAGCTCGACCGCGCGTTGGAGGAGCTTCAGCAGCGCAAAGCCGTGTCTGCGAGTCCAGGATCGACTACGCCCGGGTGCTCGAACGGACAGCATGCAAACACGCCGGTTAACAcccccgccgccacgccctCGCATCTGCCGCAGCCAGCCTCCACTTCCGCGGTGGCGTCCGTTCAGACACTGCGTCAAGCACACTCCGAAGAGCTAACCAGGCCGGCAACGTTCATGCAACAGCAGTACCGCGCCGCGGAAGTGCGATCGGCCGAGAACTTGACTTCCGTAGCGTCAAGCCACCGCTGCGTCGTGTCTTCGTCGACCTCCCAAAGCGAGGCGGCGCAGGACCCGAACTCTGACCTCAAGGGGCGCGTTTCGTCATTGTTAATGCAGCTTAAGAGCGTGAATTTGGTTCCTAGCACCCCTGAGGCTAGGTCAGAGGCGGACGGTGCGCAGCGCACCACCGTGGACTCGTACTCGTCCTTCTCCGATTTCAACGTTAAGAACGCGGGAGCGCATAATGATGGAGAGACTACGAAAGCTAACTCCGAAGAACCCGTGATGCGCATTGAAACCAAGCCTAACCCCGCCGTGTTAGTGTTGAAGTCCCCCGTCGCAGCCCAACCCGTGGCTGAGGAGGAATCGAAGTCGCCATCTCAGGGCTGCCGCGAGGCGTGTCAGGAAACCAATACACTATCTTCAACGCTCTTGTGCCAAAATTCGGCCACGTGTACGTATAGGGAAAATCCCAACGTGGAGTCCACGCTCGGTCCCCAGCAGCGTGACTGCGCCCAGCGGcccgtgcagcagcaggggcCTGCGGAGGACCCAATGTCCGCCCTTGCCGCGAGCATGCAAAAACAAGCAGCAGTGAGGGCCAGTGGCGATGTCTTCAATGAAGAGAAAAGCGAAAGCAGAGTTGTGAGGAGGTTCAACGTGCCGGTGCGCAATGCCCCCGCGAAGCCCGTGGAAGAGCCCAGGGACAACATGCTACGTGGTTTAAACGTGCAAGCACCAACTTCTAACATGAAACCCCAGCGGTCTGTGGACTCGTCGATGCAGTACATGCCCAGGCAGCGCACGCAACGCGTTAACCACGTGCGCAAGGTGGGCCCGCGCAGGAAGGCCGTGGTGGTCGGGTGCAGCTACTACGGCGACCCCGAGGCGTGCCTGCGTGGCCCGTGCAACGACGCGATGCTGTTCGCGTCCACGCTGGTGACCCACATGGGCTACGACCCTGACGACGTGTTGCTGCTGATCGACACGGAGCCTGCGGATATCTACACCCGTCAGCTGGTTGCGATGTCGTCGAGGCCGAACCCTTCGCTGTCATCGCGCCGCAACTCCATGGAGCGCCGCAAAACTGGCGTCATTGGCGGGCTACTGGGAGGGCTGATCGAGGACGTGTTCAAGGGCGTGGTGGCCGACAGCGACCTGGACGTCCCCGAGATGCTGATGCTCGACTCGCCGGGCGCCGCGATCGACGAGTCCAACCGACCGTCGCGCGCCAACATTCTAAAGGCACTGCGTTGGCTGGTCAGCGGCACTCGCCCCGGCGACTGCGGGGTGTTTTACTTCTCCGGCCACTCCGTCCAGACCGACGACATGAGCGGCTGGGAAGGTGAGGGCTACGACGAGGCTATTGTACCGTGCGACTACATGTCTTTCGGCGACCCTTCTCGTGGCGTGATCCCTGCGGCCCAGCTGCGTCAGGTGATCCAGTCGGTGGACAAGCGGTGCCAGATGACCATCGTCCTGGACACGGTGGGCATGCAGACGGCGCTCGACCCTGCCGGCCGCAGCGGCCCGTGGCGCTACATCAaaggcgccatgctgcgcGGCATCTGGCCGCTTACCGACGCCACCGGCAAGATGCAGCGCGCTTGCTACGACGCCGATGTGTGGCGCGACGTGCACATGCAACAGCAGCTGGTGCGGCCGAAGTTCCTGCCGATGCTGCAAGTGGACTGCGCCGCGGCGTTGCTGGACGGTTTCATCTCGTCCAACACCGGCGCCGTGTCGTCTAACTCGCTGTGCCTCGCCGCTGCGCCGTTTCAGGATGTTGCCGTCGAGGCGCTGTTCCGCCCGGTGTCGCTGAGCGGGATGCCGCTCGCGCCGAGCATCTACCAAGGGTGCGAGCAGGTGGTGTGCCACGGCGTTTTCACGTACTGCCTCGTGGCCACGCTACTGAAAGACCGTGCGTCGAAGCGTGGCGGCATCACCGTGCGTGAGATAATTTCGGGCATTCAGCGTCGGTGCAAGTACCTGCGTTCGACGCGTTTGCCGAAGCTGAGCCAGGCGTGTGAGGCCACCGTGCACCCCGCCGGCGTGGCGTCCGTGGACGACTTCTTCTTGTCCCCCTGGGGCGGCCGCGTGCTCATCGACCGCCACCGGAATATCGCCGTGGAGCATCCTCTGAAGGCCCTCAGCGCGGGGCTGGGCGCGTTCCTGACGCTGCCGGAGGCGTGGATGCAGCTGCACAACGAGGGTCGCATGCGCGCCGTGGAGCAGAGGGAGAAGTTCGGGCGTATGCGCAGCGCCGTGGTGAACGGAAGCCGCATGGTGACGGAGGACCTGCGCCagatgctgctgcagcaacagCAGGCGCAGCACGGGTACGTGTCGCGCGTGCCGAGCAACACTGTGATGCTGGGCCACGtgcctcagcagcagcgcgtggACGCGGGCAACAGCTGGTACGGCAAGGTGTCCGCCGCCCAGAGCCCGCAGCAGAGGCGGTCGCCCGAGTTCGACCCGCGCCATGCGCTCTACCAGCCGCAGTGCCAGCAGCAACGCCAGCAGATGcacgtgctgcagcagcacaacCATTACGAGCCGCAGTACCAGCAGTACGTGGTCCATCCGTCCTTCAACATGGCGGGCCACGCGCAGCGgtgcgccggcgccgctgccaACATGCCTCTCGGGATGACGTTCCCCGGCGCGTACCACGCGCAACAGTACCAGGAGTCCGAGGAGTACTTCGAGGCTTCACCTCCCCAGTTCGGCGCGTGCCAGCAGGCGCCTACCGCGCCCTTCATGCACTTCGTTgctccgcaggcggcgCAGAAGCACGAGCCCAGGCGGAGGTCGTACCATTGTCGCAGCAGCACTTCGACGATGCCGGACATGGGCTGCCAGTCGCGCCCCGCCGTCGTGCGCCACAACACCGGCTCGTGCCACCGCGGCAACAtcaagctggcggagcacCTGACGAGCTCGTTCGTGGCCCAGCTGCCCACCGCGCAGCACTACTTTTAA
- a CDS encoding root hair defective 3 GTP binding protein, putative codes for MSDGVERSGGDMAVTKPVEFIDYNCDISDSFNEYLRGEKFEKFGFRYNVLSILGCQSSGKSSLLNAVFGLSFDVMDTKLGHSQTTKGLWGALVLPEDAEQHNATLVIDVEGTDSRERGEGRLTFEHRSSLLCLAISDCVVINLWYHSLGNLTGSNYGLLKTVMEANLELMEGTDSSMGPVECKTILCFCIRDWFPELAPLETVRGKIVNGYMQGIWSEIHKPAKFQNAAMEDVFRIELFGFNHALAHKEEFAADARRFRSEWLNNIRPTSYSRAVPSDGFFYYARNILNTVKEQNHLDIPTQREMLANFRCQEIKVSVLGEVEPKVAAMLADAQSGSVVNFSERAAEVADHAVEAYLESASRYDAETSQKIGRELVRALLQKMQPSFDALMAQECSEIAVRATVKMEEKFSLSGKGRSLLVGGSPATEAWPKFTESCESIRSELWESLNARMQAHSVSYSHQSGIAVDHAFDTTAASDMFNVTFRNEVDVVKKRHLHALREQIADLIDAGFKVIETVLLENGVTSDKYWGAVNSHIEQAYQSSLDLYRSCYGGMISPVQSQEFEYFAFVALVGRTKANLDRVESRITEIIVERFEQFFMYQERDGESIPRAWESCSEDELQQTYARCKKEALNVVAVIRDCRPSKLKVPRFDVSELKPTHVLYRELSTGVSGLVAGESSLSDDVLVDTVKACKLRFHELYHRAHQIQSYARGGISWRTIPTYFWVLLLVCAWNEICTALRVIFKVQVLIPVVILVFLAVQYGSTYVFGDSARAVLEPLKAQARSLCFQGARWAFHAASTAVSVARDVRGARSARSASVPEDDDGSSAAEKDSPPPS; via the exons ATGTCGGACGGCGTGGAGcgcagcggcggcgatATGGCCGTGACCAAACCCGTCGAGTTCATCGACTACAACTGCGACATTAG CGACTCGTTCAACGAGTACCTGAGGGGCGAGAAGTTCGAGAAATTCGGGTTCCGCTACAATGTGCTGTCGATCCTGGGCTGCCAGAGCAGCgggaaga gctcgctgctcaacgcgGTCTTCGGGCTCAGCTTCGACGTGATGGACACCAAGCTGGGCCACAGCCAGACCACCAAGGGCCTCTGGGGCGCGCTGGTGTTGCCCGAGGACGCCGAGCAGCACAACGCGACCCTGGTGATCGACGTGGAGGGCACCGACTCCAGGGAGCGCGGCGAGGGCCGCCTGACGTTCGAGCACCGTTCCTCGCTGCTGTGCCTGGCCATTTCCGACTGCGTGGTGATTAACCTGTGGTACCACTCGCTGGGCAACCTGACCGGCTCCAACTACGGGCTGCTGAAGACTGTGATGGAGGCCAACCTGGAGCTGATGGAGGGCACCGACAGTTCGAT GGGCCCAGTGGAGTGCAAGACTATTCTGTGCTTCTGCATCCGCGACTGGTTCCCGGAGCTCGCTCCGCTGGAGACCGTGCGCGGCAAGATCGTCAACGGCTACATGCAGGGCATCTGGAGCGAGATCCACAAGCCCGCCAAGTTCCAGAACGCCGCGATGGAGGACGTGTTCCGCATCGAGCTGTTCGGTTTCAACCACGCGCTCGCGCACAAGGAGGAGTTCGCCGCGGACGCCCGCAGGTTCCGGTCCGAGTGGCTGAACAACATCCGGCCCACGTCGTACTCGCGCGCGGTGCCGTCTGACGGCTTCTTCTACTACGCCAGGAACATTTTGAACACCGTGAAGGAGCAGAACCACCTGGACATCCCCACCCAGCGCGAGATGCTGGCCAACTTCCGGTGCCAGGAGATCAAGGTGTCCGTGCTCGGCGAGGTGGAGCCCAAGGTGGCGGCGATGCTCGCGGACGCGCAGTCCGGCAGCGTGGTAAACTTCAGCGAGCGCGCCGCTGAGGTGGCCGACCATGCCGTTGAGGCGTACCTCGAGTCCGCGTCGCGTTACGACGCGGAGACGAGCCAGAAGATCGGGAGGGAGCTCGTTCGCGCGCTGCTGCAAAAGATGCAGCCCAGTTTTGACGCCCTGATGGCGCAGGAGTGCTCCGAGATTGCCGTCCGCGCGACCGTCAAGATGGAGGAGAAGTTTTCGCTGAGCGGCAAGGGCCGGTCGCTGCTGGTGGGCGGTAGCCCCGCGACGGAGGCGTGGCCCAAGTTCACTGAGTCGTGCGAGTCCATCAGGTCCGAGCTGTGGGAGTCGCTGAACGCGCGGATGCAGGCCCACTCCGTGAGCTACAGCCACCAGAGCGGCATCGCCGTCGACCACGCCTTCgacaccaccgccgccagcgaCATGTTCAACGTGACCTTCAGGAACGAGGTCGACGTGGTGAAGAAGCGGCACCTGCACGCGCTGCGCGAGCAGATCGCCGACCTCATCGACGCCGGTTTCAAGGTGATCGAGAccgtgctgctggagaacgGCGTCACCAGCGACAAGTACTGGGGCGCCGTGAACTCTCACATCGAGCAGGCGTACCAGTCGTCGCTGGACCTGTACAGGTCGTGCTACGGGGGCATGATTTCGCCCGTGCAGTCGCAGGAGTTCGAGTACTTCGCCTTCGTGGCACTGGTGGGCCGCACCAAGGCCAACCTCGACCGCGTCGAGTCGCGCATCACTGAGATCATCGTGGAGCGCTTCGAGCAGTTCTTCATGTACCAGGAGCGCGACGGCGAGTCGATCCCGCGCGCGTGGGAGTCGTGCAGCGAGGacgagctgcagcagaCGTACGCCCGCTGCAAGAAGGAGGCGCTGAACGTGGTGGCCGTGATCCGGGACTGCCGTCCGTCAAAGCTGAAGGTGCCCCGTTTCGACGTGTCTGAGCTGAAGCCCACCCACGTGCTCTACCGCGAGCTGAGCACCGGCGTGTCCGGGCTGGTGGCCGGCGAGTCGTCCCTGAGCGACGACGTGCTGGTGGACACCGTGAAGGCGTGCAAGCTGCGCTTCCACGAGCTGTACCACCGTGCCCACCAGATCCAGAGCTACGCGCGCGGCGGCATTTCGTGGCGCACCATCCCCACGTACTTCtgggtgctgctgctggtcTGCGCGTGGAACGAGATCTGCACGGCGCTGCGTGTCATCTTCAAGGTGCAGGTGCTCATCCCGGTGGTGATTCTGGTGTTTTTGGCCGTGCAGTACGGCTCAACGTATGTGTTCGGCGACTCGGCGAGGGC GGTGCTGGAGCCCCTGAAGGCGCAGGCGCGCAGCCTGTGCTTCCAAGGGGCCCGCTGGGCCTTCCACGCTGCCTCAACGGCAGTTTCCGTCGCCAGGGACGTGCGCGGTGCCCGGAGCGCGCGTAGCGCGTCTGTACcggaggacgacgatggcagcagcgccgcggAGAAGGACAGTCCTCCACCAAGCTGA